In Thiospirochaeta perfilievii, a single window of DNA contains:
- a CDS encoding ATP-binding protein encodes MKQRSIFTTLFSIFLVIILLSIGVSAIYSITTFNNFIYKIEKDRLVEKTEILLDLFPVEDIHNIEKVDRFTRAGINGQTRITVIDNSGVVLSDSIKDSETMDNHLYREEIQDSITGRSVVVLRFSDTLDQMMMYYSLPIEYKSKSLGFLRTSISVDLLEKRVQVVTITITIISIVLILLSVAICYIMTIKFSITINSIKRVAGCYAVGEFNNSLSENGPREIASLSKSINNMGNFLQERISTVVKQKNRYKSMLESMHEPVIRINNNFIIDEINRSAELLFNKKDKYTVGNNIRFLTDNEIFLEFVTLCLNENKSLVKIIPLSLDKKYHFQIHSSILYDADNNRLGILLVMNDLTEHVRLEGMRKEFVANVSHEIRTPATAIQGYIETLIHNDVSLEQREKFLKIIYRHSNRLNSIIDDLLMLAGLEKSDSSFQFEKFPVSDLISSATNIVSVKAEKSLIEIVFNIGENHQIYAHPLLAEQALTNLLSNSIKYSPKGSTIRISTRYIHGGLMVEVQDEGCGIPLENQEQIFERFYRVDRGRSRDQGGTGLGLSIVKRVMNIHGGNATLESKVDKGSTFRLFFPGE; translated from the coding sequence ATGAAACAAAGAAGTATATTTACCACCCTCTTTTCAATCTTTTTAGTAATAATATTACTCTCAATAGGTGTCTCAGCAATTTACAGTATTACAACTTTTAATAACTTTATATATAAGATTGAGAAGGATCGATTAGTTGAAAAAACAGAGATTTTATTAGATTTATTTCCTGTTGAAGACATTCATAATATTGAAAAAGTTGATAGATTTACCCGTGCAGGAATAAATGGCCAAACTCGGATTACAGTTATAGATAACAGTGGAGTTGTATTGTCTGACTCTATAAAAGACTCAGAAACCATGGATAACCACCTCTACCGTGAGGAGATTCAAGACTCTATAACTGGTAGGTCAGTTGTTGTTTTAAGATTTAGTGATACTTTAGACCAAATGATGATGTATTACTCCCTTCCTATTGAGTATAAATCAAAATCTCTAGGTTTTTTAAGAACTTCAATATCCGTAGATCTTCTAGAGAAAAGGGTTCAGGTTGTAACTATAACCATAACTATTATTAGTATTGTTCTTATACTTCTCTCTGTTGCAATATGTTATATCATGACTATAAAATTTAGTATTACTATTAATTCTATTAAACGAGTAGCTGGGTGTTACGCTGTAGGAGAGTTTAATAACTCTCTCTCCGAGAATGGACCAAGGGAGATTGCATCCCTATCAAAATCTATTAATAATATGGGGAACTTTTTACAAGAGCGAATATCTACTGTAGTAAAACAGAAAAATAGATATAAATCCATGTTAGAGAGTATGCATGAGCCTGTTATTAGAATAAATAATAACTTTATAATTGATGAGATTAATAGATCTGCAGAGTTACTTTTTAATAAAAAAGATAAATACACTGTAGGAAATAATATAAGATTCTTAACAGATAATGAAATTTTTTTGGAGTTTGTAACCCTCTGTTTAAATGAGAATAAATCCCTTGTAAAGATTATACCTCTCTCTTTAGATAAAAAGTATCACTTCCAAATTCATAGTTCTATTCTATATGATGCAGATAATAATCGATTAGGAATACTTCTAGTAATGAATGACTTAACAGAGCATGTAAGGCTAGAGGGGATGAGAAAGGAGTTTGTAGCCAATGTATCCCATGAGATTCGAACTCCAGCAACAGCTATACAGGGGTATATTGAAACACTAATTCATAATGATGTTAGCTTAGAGCAGAGGGAGAAGTTTTTAAAAATTATCTATAGGCATAGTAACAGATTAAATAGCATTATTGACGATCTACTAATGTTAGCCGGTTTAGAGAAGAGTGATTCAAGTTTTCAGTTTGAAAAATTCCCAGTCTCTGATTTAATTTCAAGTGCAACAAATATAGTCTCTGTAAAAGCTGAGAAATCATTAATTGAAATTGTTTTTAATATTGGGGAGAATCATCAAATATACGCCCATCCTCTGTTAGCAGAGCAAGCATTAACAAACCTACTGTCAAATTCCATAAAATATAGTCCTAAGGGTAGTACTATTAGGATTAGTACAAGATATATACATGGAGGTTTAATGGTCGAGGTTCAGGATGAGGGGTGTGGCATTCCCTTGGAAAATCAAGAGCAGATATTTGAGAGGTTTTATCGGGTAGACAGGGGACGGAGTAGAGATCAAGGTGGAACAGGTCTTGGGCTCTCAATAGTTAAGAGGGTTATGAATATACATGGTGGGAATGCAACTTTAGAGAGTAAGGTTGATAAAGGTTCTACTTTTAGATTATTCTTCCCTGGGGAGTAA
- a CDS encoding ROK family transcriptional regulator translates to MELETVADNKAFQKKANISLVMQTIRVNKQISRIDISRELGLDRSTITNIVSKLIEGELLVELAEGSSVSKGGRKPVLLGLNRDFGTVLGLEIQINLYRATLMNIDGSIIWNRSGNIGSSLNLYEIVSSIYTELKTYLDRNNSPLLGIGIGLPGHIDPENNTILASSPFFKESGYVEDFSKLFDFPVVLDNDANCCAWGVLEDRKEDSIKNFLYSILEFHGDREAESKLEIGFGIVINGDVYYGSNFAAGELGDDLVEDSHLIRDYNTFFTKLIKKLTQFISFLNPSHLFLGGEFINHQELITDIVGKSSINNKCEVLFSNRREFDVSFGAASMFIERLFKIPGLDNQRVTKLTWENILSLRSEKRGR, encoded by the coding sequence ATGGAGTTAGAAACAGTGGCGGATAATAAGGCTTTTCAGAAAAAAGCTAATATCTCTTTAGTAATGCAGACCATAAGGGTTAATAAACAGATTTCTCGGATTGATATATCCCGGGAGCTTGGGCTAGACAGGTCCACAATAACTAATATTGTATCTAAACTAATCGAGGGTGAGCTACTTGTTGAACTTGCTGAGGGTTCCTCTGTCTCAAAGGGAGGGCGAAAGCCTGTTTTATTAGGATTAAATAGGGATTTTGGAACTGTTTTAGGTTTAGAAATTCAGATAAATCTATATAGAGCAACTCTAATGAATATTGATGGTTCAATTATATGGAATCGAAGTGGCAATATAGGGAGTAGTTTAAACCTTTATGAGATAGTCTCTTCTATCTATACTGAGTTAAAAACATATCTAGATAGAAATAACTCTCCCCTTCTTGGTATTGGTATTGGCCTCCCAGGGCATATTGATCCTGAAAATAATACAATTCTAGCTTCTAGTCCATTTTTTAAAGAGAGTGGATATGTTGAGGACTTTTCTAAACTATTCGATTTTCCAGTGGTTTTAGACAATGATGCTAACTGTTGTGCATGGGGTGTTTTAGAGGATAGAAAGGAAGATAGTATTAAAAATTTCCTATACTCGATATTAGAATTCCATGGGGACAGGGAAGCTGAGAGTAAGTTAGAGATAGGGTTCGGTATTGTTATAAATGGTGATGTCTATTATGGAAGTAATTTTGCCGCCGGAGAATTAGGTGATGACTTAGTTGAAGATAGTCATCTTATTAGAGACTACAATACTTTTTTTACAAAATTAATTAAAAAGTTAACCCAATTTATATCCTTTCTAAATCCAAGCCATCTGTTTTTAGGAGGCGAGTTTATAAACCATCAAGAGTTAATAACTGATATTGTAGGGAAATCATCTATTAATAATAAGTGCGAAGTTCTCTTTTCAAATAGAAGGGAGTTTGACGTATCTTTTGGAGCTGCAAGTATGTTTATTGAAAGATTATTTAAAATCCCCGGACTAGATAACCAAAGAGTTACAAAGTTAACCTGGGAAAATATATTAAGTTTAAGAAGTGAGAAAAGGGGGAGATAA
- a CDS encoding carbohydrate-binding family 9-like protein — protein sequence MRKGGDNLKNLDINYLTIDQGCDLKDIRTRLEELDSHKIDSVNWSDYSYKPEVSFNIAYSDYAIYINYRVFEGSVLATKSEINSPVYKDSCVEFFVSMDLERYFNFEFNCIGTKYGGSGFDRSSGTTMSSDKVKKIRTFSTLGDKTFTEKEIFEPWNLVVEIPLELFTTKNIEEIKGSSGRANFYKCGDEMSKPHFISWNKIETKDPDFHRPEFFGQINFK from the coding sequence GTGAGAAAAGGGGGAGATAATCTGAAGAATCTAGATATAAATTACTTAACAATAGACCAGGGTTGTGACCTAAAGGATATTAGGACTAGGCTTGAAGAATTGGATAGTCACAAAATTGATAGTGTAAATTGGAGTGATTATAGTTATAAACCTGAAGTTAGCTTTAATATAGCATATTCGGACTATGCCATTTATATAAACTACAGAGTTTTTGAAGGCTCAGTTTTAGCGACAAAATCAGAAATTAACTCTCCTGTTTATAAGGATAGTTGTGTAGAGTTCTTTGTATCGATGGATTTAGAGAGATACTTTAACTTTGAATTTAACTGTATTGGAACAAAATATGGTGGATCCGGATTTGATAGAAGTAGTGGTACAACAATGAGTTCAGATAAAGTAAAAAAAATTAGAACTTTTTCAACCCTTGGTGATAAAACATTTACGGAGAAAGAGATTTTTGAACCATGGAACCTTGTTGTAGAGATACCACTTGAGCTTTTTACAACAAAAAATATAGAAGAGATTAAAGGCAGTAGTGGTAGAGCTAACTTTTATAAGTGTGGAGACGAAATGTCTAAACCACATTTTATATCATGGAATAAAATAGAGACCAAAGATCCAGACTTTCATAGGCCTGAGTTTTTTGGCCAAATAAATTTTAAATAG
- a CDS encoding diphosphate--fructose-6-phosphate 1-phosphotransferase, whose protein sequence is MSLKGNAIIGQSGGPTSVINSSLAGVIDAAIKSDSIDNVYGMNYGIEGFMNEWLYDLTAQPKEILEGLRETPSSALGSSRLKLQDEHFPKIMEVLKKYDIRYFFLIGGNDTMDTVHRVEAYCKEVGYELKGIGIPKTVDNDLYGTDHTPGFASAARFNALSVMQGGQLARDMKKVDKFVVFQTIGRDAGWLAAAAACGKKKEDDAPHLIYCPERKFNAKEFVEDAKACIEKYGWVSVVVSEGICYEDGTPVSAAVTKDKFNNTEFGAMGGASVALNVHKILREATGERGEFQIIESLNMSAHDRATKSDLQEAFDCGVEAVRLAESGETGFMVTIERVSNSPYQAKVGKTPLSNVAVRAKSMPDDFINERGNFVTEKALEYLKPLVTDLPNYVELQPIFVKK, encoded by the coding sequence ATGTCATTAAAAGGAAATGCAATTATTGGACAGTCAGGAGGTCCTACATCTGTAATTAACTCGTCTTTAGCAGGAGTGATTGATGCTGCAATAAAAAGTGATTCTATAGATAATGTTTATGGAATGAACTATGGGATTGAGGGGTTTATGAATGAGTGGTTGTATGATTTAACTGCTCAGCCAAAGGAGATACTAGAAGGTTTAAGAGAGACTCCATCCTCTGCGCTAGGGTCATCTAGATTAAAGCTTCAGGATGAACACTTTCCTAAAATTATGGAAGTTTTAAAAAAATATGATATTAGATATTTTTTCCTAATTGGTGGAAACGATACAATGGATACTGTTCATAGAGTAGAAGCATACTGTAAGGAAGTTGGGTATGAGTTAAAAGGAATTGGAATACCAAAAACCGTAGATAATGACCTATATGGAACTGACCATACTCCTGGTTTTGCATCAGCTGCTAGATTTAACGCCTTATCTGTAATGCAGGGTGGTCAGTTAGCTAGGGATATGAAAAAGGTTGATAAGTTTGTTGTTTTTCAAACTATTGGTCGAGATGCGGGTTGGTTAGCAGCTGCTGCAGCGTGTGGGAAGAAGAAAGAAGACGATGCTCCTCACTTGATATACTGTCCAGAGCGAAAATTTAATGCTAAAGAATTTGTAGAAGATGCTAAAGCATGCATAGAGAAGTATGGTTGGGTATCAGTTGTTGTATCAGAGGGAATTTGTTATGAAGATGGAACTCCAGTTTCTGCAGCTGTTACTAAAGATAAGTTTAATAATACAGAGTTCGGAGCTATGGGTGGCGCATCAGTTGCTCTAAATGTTCATAAGATATTAAGAGAAGCAACAGGGGAGCGGGGAGAATTTCAAATAATTGAGTCTCTAAATATGTCTGCCCATGATAGAGCTACTAAAAGTGACCTACAAGAAGCGTTTGATTGTGGTGTTGAGGCTGTAAGGTTAGCAGAATCAGGTGAAACAGGTTTTATGGTAACTATTGAGAGGGTATCAAACTCCCCTTATCAAGCTAAGGTAGGAAAAACACCTCTATCTAATGTTGCGGTTAGAGCAAAATCTATGCCAGATGATTTTATTAATGAGAGAGGAAACTTTGTTACAGAGAAAGCTTTAGAGTATCTAAAGCCATTGGTAACGGACCTTCCAAACTACGTAGAACTTCAACCAATATTTGTAAAAAAATAA
- a CDS encoding SIS domain-containing protein, with translation MNLTDKKYSQYSLTKEMLETVEVMRNFDVNIGKKYSADIKAKKGIFYTGEGSSRLFPGKRAIYETMKDSGHKPSATDGATQALEYDLSDYAVIGLSNSGKTKELVRLYHKLTKDNHNAFFGITAFDNTPVADLPKQSTVLSCGPEMAVAATKSVIEQALVVDSIVHAVNDKEMPSLEVAANAVETVLTQEIDPELINKIANAGTIYFAGRNNGVAEELTLKTNEITRKKSDYLEGTYAAHGIEEVQNKEDVIIVIDPFEAEEEKFKECLVDGVGLTIIAISTRDTIFPTIKIPKVDHYQNYVELAAGWNLLVDTGIKLGIEIDKPVRARKVGNEFIPE, from the coding sequence ATGAACTTAACAGATAAAAAATATTCACAGTACTCACTAACTAAAGAAATGTTGGAAACAGTAGAGGTTATGAGAAACTTTGATGTAAATATAGGAAAGAAATATAGCGCTGATATTAAGGCAAAGAAAGGTATTTTTTATACAGGAGAGGGGTCATCAAGACTTTTTCCAGGAAAAAGAGCTATTTATGAAACAATGAAGGATTCGGGACATAAACCTAGTGCTACAGATGGAGCGACACAGGCCCTAGAGTATGATTTAAGTGATTATGCTGTAATTGGTCTATCTAATTCTGGTAAAACTAAGGAGTTAGTACGACTCTACCATAAATTAACTAAAGATAACCACAACGCCTTTTTTGGTATTACAGCCTTTGATAATACTCCTGTTGCTGATCTTCCTAAACAATCAACTGTTTTATCCTGCGGTCCAGAGATGGCAGTTGCAGCTACAAAGTCTGTAATCGAGCAGGCTTTGGTTGTTGATTCTATTGTACACGCCGTAAATGATAAGGAGATGCCAAGTTTAGAAGTTGCTGCTAATGCTGTAGAAACTGTATTAACCCAAGAGATTGATCCTGAGCTAATTAACAAAATAGCCAACGCTGGAACTATCTATTTTGCAGGTAGAAATAATGGAGTTGCAGAAGAGTTAACACTAAAAACTAATGAGATCACTCGAAAAAAATCTGACTACCTAGAGGGTACTTATGCAGCCCATGGTATTGAAGAGGTTCAAAATAAGGAAGATGTAATTATTGTTATTGACCCTTTTGAAGCTGAAGAGGAGAAATTTAAAGAGTGTCTAGTTGATGGTGTAGGTCTTACAATTATAGCTATTTCAACCAGGGATACAATATTTCCAACAATTAAAATCCCTAAAGTTGATCACTACCAAAACTATGTTGAATTAGCAGCAGGGTGGAACTTGTTAGTTGATACTGGTATAAAGCTAGGAATAGAGATTGATAAACCTGTTAGAGCACGTAAAGTCGGGAATGAGTTTATTCCTGAATAA
- a CDS encoding GGDEF domain-containing protein: MKSENNLFHLKVIFKKYPVFLFFLGFVGIITLLSAMFIFNNSIIQLYMFFLSIIIFFVFFYRVGVFRYKKHQTKNILINKERELSREKCRVDILLDVGQLCSWQYSVSAGILKFDASGANILGETKSYYTYEELIQNRYLKKILDYIENLDTPVFDEEACFPFVNKWVIIRGRCIGRDIDGRPNQFIGIIIDNTERKQTLKKLEEISVTDELTKLKNRRFFFETFSRELNLYKRNHQVFSVAMLDLDYFKKINDEYGHLAGDYILKKFADLITREVRPYDVVARFGGEEFIIMFPSIDKSEAKKIVNRLKVKVGFLENKFHDQLIKFTFSCGIGDVSEIGQYTEEEFITIIDDRLYKAKHLGRNLIVSGG; encoded by the coding sequence GTGAAAAGTGAAAATAACTTATTTCATCTAAAAGTTATATTTAAAAAGTATCCTGTATTTCTATTTTTTTTAGGTTTTGTTGGAATCATAACCTTATTATCTGCTATGTTTATCTTTAATAACTCTATTATTCAGCTGTATATGTTCTTTCTATCAATTATTATCTTTTTTGTTTTTTTTTACAGGGTAGGGGTTTTTCGTTATAAAAAACATCAAACAAAAAATATCCTTATCAATAAGGAGAGGGAGCTTTCTAGGGAAAAGTGTAGGGTTGATATCTTACTTGATGTGGGGCAATTATGCTCTTGGCAGTACTCTGTAAGTGCTGGGATACTTAAATTTGATGCATCAGGAGCTAATATTTTAGGGGAAACAAAGAGTTATTATACATATGAAGAGTTAATACAAAACAGATATTTAAAGAAGATTCTGGACTATATAGAAAACCTAGATACACCTGTCTTTGATGAAGAAGCCTGTTTCCCCTTTGTTAATAAGTGGGTAATTATACGTGGAAGGTGTATAGGCCGGGATATTGATGGAAGGCCAAACCAGTTTATAGGTATTATTATTGATAATACAGAAAGAAAGCAGACCTTAAAGAAGTTGGAAGAGATATCTGTAACCGACGAACTAACCAAGCTTAAGAATAGAAGATTCTTTTTTGAAACTTTTTCAAGGGAGTTAAATCTATATAAACGTAATCACCAAGTTTTTTCAGTTGCGATGTTAGACTTAGACTATTTTAAAAAAATTAATGATGAGTATGGGCATTTAGCAGGGGATTATATTTTAAAAAAGTTTGCCGACTTAATAACTAGAGAGGTTCGCCCCTACGATGTTGTTGCTAGATTTGGTGGAGAGGAGTTTATTATTATGTTTCCTTCAATAGATAAATCTGAGGCAAAAAAAATAGTTAATAGATTAAAAGTAAAAGTTGGGTTTCTTGAGAACAAGTTCCATGACCAACTTATTAAATTTACCTTCTCCTGTGGGATTGGGGATGTTTCTGAAATAGGCCAGTATACGGAAGAGGAGTTTATCACTATAATTGATGATAGATTGTACAAGGCTAAACACCTTGGTAGGAATCTCATAGTATCTGGAGGTTAA